A stretch of the Thermococcus sp. genome encodes the following:
- a CDS encoding inositol-3-phosphate synthase yields MVRVVILGQGYVASIFASGLEKIKAGKMEPYGVPLADELPIKIKDIEVVGSYDVDKAKVGKDLYEVVKNYDPEAPESLRGIIIRKGVHLGSLRNLPLEATGLDDEMTLSEAVEKLVNEWKELKPDVFVNVCTTEAFVPFENREELEKAIEENRKERVTATQVYVYAAAKYAKEVGGAAFVNAIPTLIANDPAFVELAKESNLVIFGDDGATGATPLTADILSHLAQRNRYVLDIAQFNIGGNQDFLALTDKERNKSKEFTKSSVVEDLLGYNAPHYIKPTGFLEPLGDKKFIAMHIEYVSFNGAHDELVITGRINDSPALAGLLVDLVRLGKIAVDRKEFGTVYEVNAFYMKNPGPKEAKNIPRIIAHEKMRIWAGLKPRWL; encoded by the coding sequence ATGGTTAGGGTGGTTATACTCGGACAGGGCTATGTCGCAAGCATATTCGCGAGCGGGCTGGAGAAGATAAAGGCAGGGAAGATGGAGCCCTACGGCGTTCCCCTCGCGGACGAGCTCCCGATAAAGATAAAGGACATCGAGGTAGTGGGTTCTTACGACGTTGACAAAGCGAAGGTTGGAAAGGACCTCTATGAAGTTGTCAAGAACTACGACCCAGAGGCCCCGGAGAGCCTCAGGGGGATAATCATAAGGAAGGGCGTCCACCTTGGAAGTCTGAGGAACCTCCCGCTCGAAGCGACTGGCCTTGACGACGAGATGACTCTCAGCGAGGCAGTTGAAAAGCTCGTCAACGAATGGAAGGAGCTCAAACCAGATGTCTTCGTCAACGTCTGCACCACCGAGGCATTTGTTCCCTTCGAGAACAGGGAGGAGCTTGAGAAGGCAATTGAGGAGAACAGGAAAGAGAGGGTTACCGCGACGCAGGTTTACGTTTATGCGGCGGCAAAGTATGCTAAGGAGGTTGGAGGAGCGGCCTTCGTAAACGCCATTCCGACCCTTATAGCCAATGACCCGGCCTTTGTCGAGCTCGCGAAGGAGAGCAACCTCGTTATCTTCGGCGACGATGGAGCAACCGGTGCAACGCCGCTGACAGCTGACATACTCAGCCACCTCGCCCAGAGGAACCGTTACGTCCTCGACATAGCCCAGTTCAACATCGGCGGAAACCAGGACTTCCTCGCTTTGACGGACAAAGAGAGAAACAAGAGCAAGGAGTTCACGAAGTCGAGCGTAGTTGAAGACCTCCTCGGCTACAACGCCCCGCACTACATAAAGCCGACGGGCTTCCTTGAGCCTCTGGGAGACAAGAAGTTCATAGCGATGCACATCGAGTACGTTTCCTTCAACGGTGCCCACGACGAGCTCGTCATCACCGGAAGGATAAACGACAGCCCGGCTTTAGCGGGTCTCCTAGTTGACCTCGTCAGGTTAGGAAAGATCGCCGTTGACAGGAAGGAGTTCGGAACGGTTTACGAGGTCAACGCCTTCTACATGA
- a CDS encoding TIGR00289 family protein: protein MRVAVLYSGGKDSNYALYWALKQGFEVKYLVSMVSESEESYMYHVPNIHLTELQAKAIGIPLVKGFTSGEKEKEVEDMKAVLEGLNVDAIVAGALASEYQKKRVDRVAKELGLRSFAPAWHRDPVDYMREIVGIFDVVIVGTAAYGLDQSWLGRRIDEEALDELIKLHEKYRIHVAGEGGEFETFVRDAPFFKARIVFDEVEKKWDECSYSGVLEVKRAHLEPKLSR from the coding sequence ATGCGAGTTGCTGTCCTGTACTCCGGCGGGAAGGACTCGAACTACGCCCTCTACTGGGCGCTGAAGCAGGGGTTTGAGGTCAAGTATCTGGTAAGCATGGTGAGCGAGAGCGAGGAGAGCTATATGTACCACGTCCCCAACATACACCTCACCGAGTTGCAGGCGAAGGCAATAGGAATCCCCCTCGTCAAGGGCTTTACGAGCGGTGAGAAGGAGAAAGAGGTTGAAGACATGAAGGCGGTCCTTGAGGGGCTGAATGTAGATGCCATCGTCGCTGGAGCTTTGGCGAGTGAATACCAGAAGAAGAGGGTTGATAGAGTGGCTAAAGAGCTGGGATTGAGGAGCTTCGCCCCGGCCTGGCACCGCGACCCGGTTGATTACATGAGGGAGATAGTGGGCATCTTCGACGTTGTGATAGTTGGCACCGCCGCCTACGGCCTTGACCAGAGCTGGCTCGGCAGGAGGATAGACGAGGAAGCCCTTGATGAACTGATAAAGCTCCACGAGAAGTACAGAATCCACGTCGCCGGCGAGGGTGGGGAATTCGAGACCTTCGTGAGGGATGCGCCGTTTTTCAAAGCCAGGATAGTCTTTGACGAAGTGGAGAAGAAGTGGGACGAGTGCAGTTACTCGGGCGTTCTGGAGGTTAAGAGGGCCCATCTTGAACCGAAACTCAGCAGGTAA
- a CDS encoding bifunctional L-myo-inositol-1-phosphate cytidylyltransferase/CDP-L-myo-inositol myo-inositolphosphotransferase: MVPKTAVILAAGLGTRLGGKPKGLIRIAGREVLYRTITLLQRNGVRNFVIVTNERYAPLYREFLEKHGFDAELVINPEPEKGNGHSLHLAGEKVSGRFILVMSDHVYSDAFVERAVKGNGLIADRKPGWIDINEATKVRVRDSHVEDIGKGLKEWDAVDTGFFVLDENIFKVTKELEREKKGDYSLSEVVERAKLPVTFVDGLGWTDVDTPEDVKKARKMLVKTAVKGTGDGFISRHLNRKISTEISSLIVEWVSPNAMTAFTFLLGLLSAILTLASPLLAGILYQVSSILDGVDGELARGQLRTSKLGGYIDSVLDRYVDGSFLALLAYSTLKEPLWYAVALLALLGSVMVSYSTERFRGAFCRDAYTEVPSLRKLPGKRDERVFMTMLFLLYPVQTSIRALFLLLALITNLRVALTTYFISKKVLRSKTI; encoded by the coding sequence ATGGTTCCCAAAACGGCAGTAATACTGGCAGCTGGCCTCGGGACGAGGCTCGGCGGAAAGCCCAAGGGACTCATCAGAATAGCCGGGAGGGAGGTTCTTTACAGGACGATAACGCTTCTCCAGCGGAACGGTGTAAGGAACTTCGTGATAGTAACCAACGAGCGCTACGCTCCGCTATACCGCGAATTTCTGGAAAAACACGGCTTCGATGCGGAGCTCGTAATTAACCCAGAGCCCGAGAAGGGGAACGGGCACTCCCTCCATCTCGCTGGAGAAAAAGTTTCAGGAAGGTTCATTCTGGTTATGAGCGACCACGTTTACAGCGATGCCTTCGTTGAGAGGGCGGTAAAGGGAAACGGCCTCATCGCGGACAGAAAGCCGGGATGGATTGACATCAATGAAGCCACGAAGGTAAGGGTAAGAGATAGCCACGTTGAGGACATCGGGAAGGGGCTTAAAGAATGGGACGCAGTGGACACTGGTTTCTTCGTCCTTGATGAGAATATCTTTAAGGTAACCAAAGAGCTAGAGCGCGAAAAGAAAGGAGATTATTCCCTCAGCGAGGTCGTTGAAAGGGCAAAGCTTCCAGTAACTTTCGTTGATGGGCTCGGCTGGACGGACGTTGACACGCCGGAAGACGTCAAGAAGGCAAGGAAGATGCTCGTCAAGACCGCTGTGAAGGGAACCGGTGATGGTTTCATCAGCAGGCACCTGAACAGAAAAATCTCGACCGAGATAAGCTCCCTTATCGTTGAGTGGGTAAGTCCAAACGCGATGACAGCTTTCACATTCCTCCTCGGCCTCCTCTCGGCAATCTTAACCCTCGCTAGCCCTCTCCTAGCTGGAATACTCTATCAGGTAAGCTCAATCCTCGACGGCGTTGACGGCGAGCTGGCGAGGGGCCAGCTGAGGACGAGCAAACTCGGCGGTTACATTGACTCGGTCCTCGACCGCTACGTTGACGGGAGCTTTCTGGCCCTTCTAGCGTATTCCACACTAAAGGAACCGCTCTGGTACGCCGTTGCCCTTTTAGCTCTCCTCGGCTCGGTGATGGTCAGCTATTCAACAGAGCGCTTCAGGGGGGCCTTCTGCAGGGATGCCTACACCGAGGTGCCTTCCCTCAGGAAACTGCCGGGAAAGAGGGACGAGCGGGTCTTCATGACTATGCTCTTCCTCCTGTATCCGGTTCAGACCTCTATAAGGGCCCTGTTCCTGTTGCTCGCACTTATAACGAACCTTCGCGTTGCCCTTACAACGTATTTCATTTCCAAGAAAGTTTTGCGATCGAAAACTATTTAA